A DNA window from Trypanosoma brucei brucei TREU927 chromosome 10, whole genome shotgun sequence contains the following coding sequences:
- a CDS encoding expression site-associated gene 4 (ESAG4) protein, putative (similar to SP:Q26721: Receptor-type adenylate cyclase ESAG 4 (EC 4.6.1.1) (ATPpyrophosphate- lyase) (Adenylyl cyclase) (Expression site- associatedprotein 4) (Antigen 4). {Trypanosoma brucei brucei}) produces MNMLHLDDRNASPAPSGGEHSLPTGGAVCRVAMDTLSVILRAPVALLLLLIVLPQLSVGAEANATAKVLSATWSAYMPQEYVTAINAGFSASLESRNWTVAGSVKVEVVYPRNLDLMPQDFIKEQLELETDQNKIVIVYGPLGDIVTYLALPILMKHNVVAFSPMTGSTFIRQWNPYLYFLRADPAAETLALIRYALCQLRVLRLGFMYLQGVHYGDEEYALTVNVMSQMGYELHGVFTVMSPDGEPAPDGEFREVFERFAAALPQAIIVFGAPEKDTAKFLMMMVAEERIARSYILGPSSVQASLAQMWLHALATAGTSFAPGQLLFTGTNPLAKDSQYIAIKRFQGVMSEYLKTHVSETNITEADYFLTHGTEGELMVYGWLAGEVLTQALSSLEWLKDRTTFVRSLYSQRRYVINDIVIGDYGGTCEGEAAKHGATCECNQGSKAVYVKEMLENGQTTTMESGFTVVKASQCYTESSELQGPLNGLTVFMEDDDTASKAAALWQKGASHLVGKGDLGHSDRFFLHAFNTTIAEAANDLRYEQGERIVTAVFGPVTEAMLDTPNITFIDPLELKPQLNKFRRHVIHLSPTLEQQLYVLSSYLAGDGVGTVDAVICSNEADGIADFLRSSLNEFGVSLRSAVIREDGEGVGKYLPISGTVFVIGLSVPDVREIARKLEERNDLRVIVLFGEFSLLYDMFTTALNNTAGAARLVFATSLPHWGDTETSSKTAQLFHDVEKDSRLWTPLSLLAFATGRLMRVILLHVEEMSPDTLVNFFYADSSIISDDMRYGVFDDTKCDTAEKLSKNDCASNYGATQVSVWSMARALNASIPPLTNPMTPSMSFRDPSEGKLSGASLVGVIIGATFALFLMVALGVVPYFVLRSTRDNNSAPKEPTDPVTIVFTDIESSTAQWAAHPDVMADAVATHHKLIRALISQYECYEVKTVGDSFMIASRNVFMAVQLVRDLQRAFLRHNWGASVFDEYYRSLEQDRALESEGYVPPTARLDPDVYRKLWNGLRVRVGVHTGLCDIRHDEVTKGYDYYGHTSNMAARTESAANGGQILLTRATYLSLSTAEREQLDVTALGAVPLRGVPDPVEMYQVDAVVGRSFAALRLDGEVDLIADSGIINASTSDCASFCELGQSAQAIVAVMRALFGTFTASQRKKLLVPFCERWRVTLPPKTKSVWDDNDCQEVMRRIATKVGHVVDFTAGNTVEPSVDTRRRSSLAFLPLQGLWSGWEGAPRNSPTSSERE; encoded by the coding sequence ATGAATATGCTTCACTTGGACGACCGCAATGCCTCACCCGCACCGAGTGGCGGGGAACATTCCCTTCCGACGGGAGGAGCTGTGTGTCGTGTCGCCATGGACACACTTTCCGTGATATTGAGAGCTCCGGTCGCGTTGTTACTTCTGCTCATCGTCCTGCCGCAATTGTCAGTGGGCGCCGAGGCTAATGCGACAGCCAAGGTTCTCTCCGCCACGTGGAGCGCGTACATGCCGCAGGAGTATGTGACCGCGATCAATGCTGGCTTCAGTGCCTCACTAGAGTCACGAAACTGGACTGTCGCCGGAAGCGTGAAAGTTGAGGTTGTTTATCCTAGGAACCTTGACCTGATGCCCCAAGATTTCATTAAAGAGCAGTTGGAGCTGGAAACGGACCAGAATAAAATTGTTATAGTGTATGGACCCCTCGGTGACATTGTCACGTACCTTGCTCTTCCAATCCTTATGAAACATAATGTCGTGGCATTTTCCCCTATGACTGGATCCACTTTTATCCGACAATGGAATCCGTACCTTTACTTTCTGCGTGCCGACCCCGCTGCTGAGACGTTGGCTCTCATTCGCTATGCGCTGTGCCAGTTGCGCGTGCTGCGCTTAGGTTTCATGTACCTTCAGGGTGTTCATTATGGCGACGAGGAGTATGCTTTAACAGTGAACGTGATGTCTCAGATGGGTTATGAGCTGCATGGTGTGTTCACCGTGATGAGTCCAGACGGTGAGCCCGCTCCTGATGGTGAGTTCAGAGAGGTGTTCGAGCGCTTCGCCGCCGCCCTTCCTCAGGCCATCATTGTCTTTGGTGCGCCAGAAAAAGATACCGCGAAGTtcttgatgatgatggtagCGGAGGAGCGCATCGCTCGCTCTTATATTCTTGGTCCATCATCCGTCCAGGCGTCACTTGCACAAATGTGGTTACACGCTCTGGCAACTGCAGGAACCTCATTCGCGCCCGGGCAGCTACTTTTCACAGGCACCAATCCGCTTGCGAAGGACAGCCAGTACATAGCAATCAAGCGTTTTCAAGGAGTTATGAGTGAATACCTGAAAACTCACGTCAGCGAAACCAACATCACTGAAGCAGATTATTTCCTGACCCATGGCACTGAGGGAGAGTTGATGGTGTATGGGTGGCTTGCGGGGGAGGTATTGACCCAGGCACTTAGTAGTCTTGAATGGCTCAAGGACCGCACTACTTTTGTCAGGTCGCTATACAGCCAACGGCGCTACGTCATCAATGACATTGTGATCGGTGATTATGGCGGTACGTGTGAGGGGGAGGCGGCCAAGCATGGCGCCACCTGTGAGTGTAACCAAGGCAGCAAGGCGGTGTATGTGAAAGAGATGTTGGAAAATGGCCAGACGACGACAATGGAAAGTGGATTCACAGTGGTGAAGGCTTCGCAGTGCTATACTGAATCTTCGGAGCTTCAAGGGCCACTGAATGGACTCACCGTTTTCATGGAAGACGACGACACCGCGTCGAAGGCAGCTGCGCTGTGGCAGAAGGGGGCCTCCCATCTTGTCGGCAAGGGTGATTTGGGACACTCGGACAGGTTCTTTCTGCACGCATTTAATACTACCATAGCTGAGGCAGCGAACGATCTTCGGTATGAGCAAGGTGAAAGAATCGTAACCGCTGTGTTTGGCCCCGTGACTGAGGCGATGTTGGACACGCCGAATATAACCTTTATCGATCCCCTGGAACTCAAACCACAGCTGAATAAGTTCAGGAGGCACGTGATTCATCTCTCGCCCACCCTGGAACAACAACTTTACGTTCTTTCATCGTACCTCGCAGGCGACGGGGTCGGTACTGTTGATGCCGTCATCTGCAGCAACGAAGCGGATGGAATTGCAGATTTTCTGCGGAGTTCACTAAATGAATTCGGTGTCTCACTACGTTCTGCTGTCATACGTGAAGATGGGGAAGGTGTTGGTAAATACCTTCCGATAAGTGGGACCGTGTTTGTCATTGGCCTTTCCGTTCCAGATGTGAGGGAAATCGCGAGGAAACTTGAAGAACGCAACGATTTGCGTGTTATTGTTCTCTTCGGGGAATTTTCATTACTGTATGATATGTTTACCACGGCCCTCAATAACACCGCAGGCGCCGCACGTCTTGTGTTTGCCACCAGCTTGCCACATTGGGGTGATACTGAAACCTCATCGAAGACTGCTCAACTGTTCCATGATGTTGAAAAAGACTCACGATTGTGGACACCCCTATCACTTCTGGCATTCGCAACCGGTCGATTGATGCGGGTAATACTTCTTCATGTAGAAGAAATGAGTCCAGACACGTTGGTAAATTTCTTCTATGCCGATTCTTCCATCATCTCTGATGACATGCGCTACGGTGTATTCGACGACACAAAATGCGACACCGCAGAGAAACTTTCGAAGAATGATTGTGCCTCAAACTATGGCGCAACGCAGGTATCCGTGTGGTCTATGGCCCGTGCCCTCAACGCCTCCATTCCTCCACTTACAAATCCCATGACACCGTCAATGAGCTTCAGAGACCCTAGCGAAGGAAAACTCTCCGGGGCGTCGCTGGTGGGCGTCATCATCGGTGCTacctttgctttgtttcttaTGGTGGCTCTGGGCGTGGTTCCATACTTTGTCCTGCGCAGCACCCGTGATAACAACAGCGCGCCAAAGGAGCCCACAGATCCTGTGACAATTGTTTTCACAGATATTGAAAGCAGCACGGCACAGTGGGCTGCCCACCCCGATGTCATGGCTGATGCCGTTGCCACACACCACAAGTTGATCCGCGCGCTGATCTCCCAGTACGAGTGTTACGAGGTGAAGACCGTTGGGGACTCGTTCATGATCGCGAGCCGAAATGTGTTTATGGCGGTGCAACTTGTGCGGGATCTGCAGAGGGCGTTCCTTCGCCACAACTGGGGCGCGTCCGTATTTGACGAGTATTATCGCAGTCTTGAGCAGGACCGTGCGTTAGAAAGTGAGGGATACGTGCCGCCAACCGCACGCCTGGACCCCGACGTGTACCGAAAGTTGTGGAATGGCCTCCGAGTGCGAGTTGGTGTGCACACCGGATTGTGTGACATTCGCCACGATGAGGTGACAAAGGGTTACGACTACTATGGTCATACGTCGAACATGGCTGCCCGCACAGAGAGCGCTGCGAATGGTGGACAGATATTGCTAACACGTGCAACATACCTTTCGCTAAGCACAGCAGAGCGTGAGCAACTTGACGTCACTGCGCTGGGCGCCGTCCCACTGCGTGGTGTTCCCGATCCGGTGGAAATGTACCAAGTTGATGCTGTGGTCGGTCGGTCCTTCGCTGCACTGCGCCTCGACGGGGAAGTCGATCTGATTGCGGATAGCGGGATAATAAACGCATCCACCAGCGACTGCGCGTCCTTTTGTGAATTGGGTCAGTCAGCACAGGCGATAGTGGCAGTCATGCgcgcactttttggcacttTTACAGCATCACAACGGAAAAAGTTGTTAGTGCCCTTCTGCGAGCGTTGGCGTGTGACGTTGCCACCGAAAACCAAGTCCGTGTGGGATGATAACGACTGTCAGGAAGTTATGCGGCGTATAGCAACAAAAGTGGGCCATGTCGTTGATTTCACAGCTGGCAATACCGTTGAGCCCTCCGTGGACACAAGGCGACGGTCATCCCTAGCATTCTTACCTTTGCAAGGTCTGTGGTCTGGTTGGGAAGGAGCACCGCGAAACTCCCCCACAAGCAGCGAACGAGAATAA
- a CDS encoding potassium voltage-gated channel, putative — MRFINQAASDRAVINAGGRRFETLFSTLHRYPDTPFAQLFPLPGRGARQHRGREFFLDVTPHVFEYILGFLRTNQLNLPAENLQIRAEVVYSMNQWGLLEHAFPPEVIEDGEGCSTGGAVVKLPDVCVVQVCDHMQHDQGVKRHALTITYGADGFQLRSLIRRVRRDLERQLSSTYWQCYQTNERAAFFVTTKVANGTADLLTTSVTQQLVEHTESMGYSLASSYVTLSPDVVHTSVRMLIHNFTFRRSRRVEVEPGDGIALGEGSETIEAEPNIPTMHVGPRREPLNAAESIPPRNERAVNIWTVD, encoded by the coding sequence ATGAGGTTCATCAACCAAGCAGCGTCTGACCGTGCGGTCATCAATGCCGGAGGACGTCGGTTTGAAACTCTCTTCAGCACTTTGCATCGTTACCCTGACACGCCTTTCGCTCAGCTCTTTCCACTGCCCGGTCGTGGCGCCCGCCAACACCGGGGCCGTGAATTCTTTTTGGATGTCACTCCACATGTTTTCGAGTACATTCTGGGATTCCTGCGGACCAACCAACTGAACCTCCCAGCTGAGAATTTGCAGATACGGGCGGAGGTAGTTTACTCTATGAACCAGTGGGGGCTTCTAGAGCATGCCTTCCCGCCGGAAGTTATTGAAGACGGTGAAGGTTGCAGCACTGGAGGTGCGGTGGTTAAGCTCCCTGATGTTTGTGTCGTTCAGGTTTGCGACCACATGCAACACGACCAAGGAGTGAAGCGGCATGCGTTAACCATTACTTACGGTGCGGATGGCTTTCAGCTCCGTTCGCTCATTCGCCGCGTGCGACGTGACCTTGAGCGCCAGCTATCGTCAACTTACTGGCAGTGCTATCAAACCAATGAACGGGCAGCCTTCTTTGTCACGACTAAGGTGGCTAATGGAACTGCCGACCTTCTCACAACGTCCGTGACGCAGCAACTTGTAGAGCACACAGAATCAATGGGTTACTCACTGGCTTCGTCATACGTGACGCTGAGCCCGGACGTTGTACACACCAGCGTACGCATGCTAATTCACAATTTTACCTTCCGTCGCAGTAGGCGGGTTGAAGTGGAGCCAGGTGATGGAATTGCATTAGGAGAGGGCAGTGAAACCATCGAGGCTGAGCCCAATATACCGACGATGCACGTGGGACCAAGGAGGGAACCACTTAATGCAGCCGAGTCGATTCCACCAAGAAACGAAAGGGCAGTTAATATTTGGAcggtggactga
- a CDS encoding protein kinase, putative (curated by M. Parsons, P. Ward, J. Mottram) yields MFFDYPSLSLLHLTFLFFSTSFILTSLELLQTRRACRLAMSDSQMDCTAVWPSQVQYVDAGERTLLYRSRRGCVYRVFSKERNEWLVLKEEEVLEPNNLVRAVTAVQSLQSQFLLYHYSVRVQDGRMAALLMEQMDFTLRDVLAVQSRLAEAQVRAIALVALNALADLHERAGMVHGDLSPANIFFRRTGEMRLGDFSSAVPIDAAVEYFASTVLYSPVEALRNRQLVSRPSSDIWALGVVLNHCVSGERHPFVAAGASDFWKFLSELAEAEEETRRLQLQTHISGEFSELLSGMLSWNPASRPTAKELLNSRCLSQMSMCSARETLWSLVSEHCSLRS; encoded by the coding sequence ATGTTTTTTGATTACCCTTCACTCAGCCTTCTTCatctcacttttcttttcttttccacctccTTTATTCTTACTTCACTTGAGCTCTTGCAGACACGCCGTGCGTGCAGACTTGCAATGAGCGACAGTCAAATGGACTGCACGGCTGTGTGGCCCAGCCAGGTGCAATACGTGGACGCAGGTGAACGGACACTTCTGTACCGTAGCAGGCGAGGATGTGTTTACCGCGTTTTCTCGAAAGAGCGAAATGAGTGGCTTGTGctgaaagaggaggaagtcCTTGAGCCCAACAATCTCGTACGCGCGGTGACGGCGGTGCAGAGTTTGCAATCACAGTTCCTTCTGTATCACTATAGCGTTCGCGTTCAAGACGGCCGCATGGCGGCGCTGCTGATGGAACAAATGGACTTTACCCTCCGCGATGTGCTGGCAGTCCAAAGCCGACTTGCAGAGGCGCAAGTGAGGGCAATTGCGCTGGTTGCCCTAAATGCTCTGGCAGACCTGCACGAAAGGGCTGGAATGGTTCACGGGGATCTGAGCCCGgcgaatattttttttaggcGAACTGGGGAAATGCGCCTCGGTGATTTTTCTAGTGCCGTCCCCATTGACGCTGCGGTGGAGTATTTTGCTAGCACGGTGTTGTACTCTCCTGTGGAAGCGTTGCGAAATCGGCAGCTGGTCTCCAGACCCAGTAGTGACATTTGGGCGCTCGGTGTCGTGCTGAATCACTGCGTTAGCGGTGAACGTCATCCCTTTGTCGCCGCGGGGGCCAGCGATTTCTGGAAATTTCTGTCAGAATTAGCCGAGGCAGAGGAAGAGACTCGCCGGTTACAGCTCCAGACTCACATCAGCGGTGAGTTTAGCGAATTACTAAGTGGGATGCTGTCCTGGAATCCTGCGTCCCGCCCAACCGCAAAGGAATTGCTTAACAGCCGCTGCCTTTCGCAGATGAGCATGTGTTCCGCCAGAGAAACATTGTGGTCCTTGGTTTCTGAGCATTGTAGTCTGAGAAGTTAA
- a CDS encoding ATP-dependent zinc metallopeptidase, putative (curated by J. Mottram), with amino-acid sequence MDPLSRDARASNLPSYYRGFYDAQQRRPTKNVEPSVTQAFGGAFLAAVPLAALYFFLRRRSAAAVKVAAPNAKPSGFFADVMKAMQKQMNPLGDKNFRVDVTDTKFKDVIGIPEAVEEIQQYVKFLQTPERFTRLGARLPKGCLLTGQPGTGKTLLAKAVAGEAGVPFFSCSGADFIEVYAGSGPKRVRELFAEAKKVAPSVVFLDEIDAVGTRGGEQDAGGVTSEENRTVNQLLAELDGLGASEAVVVFAATNFMDNIDKALLREGRFDRKIEVPMPDRQAREDLFRHYLKRIVASDVEVKAQRLAGLTPGVSPAAISTIVNEAALAAAVRGDGEVTEQTLLPAVDDVLLGKKHRSYMTDAALRRVALHESGHALVAWLLPQQPDVVKLSVTPRGCAAGFTQQLGREALDMHTDLSLFTDLCVLLAGRLAEATRYDGLTTGAQDDYQRATQAAIQQFLSFGMSQSVGLLAYEPQRLNEGRIYQRHSEKAQAMAEVEAARLVEVAQRFTQTLIAANANTLHRVADALVVKRELLSDELAALMGKRGTVRLTKEAKEALAEFLRKAEEHRPSFSDVTA; translated from the coding sequence ATGGATCCCCTGTCGCGTGATGCCCGTGCTTCCAACTTACCGTCATATTACCGTGGATTTTATGATGCTCAGCAGCGTCGGCCGACAAAGAATGTGGAACCCTCCGTCACGCAGGCGTTTGGTGGTGCTTTCTTGGCCGCAGTTCCGCTCGCTGCACTATACTTTTTTCTGAGGCGCCGATCCGCCGCTGCCGTGAAAGTTGCGGCGCCCAATGCAAAACCCTCGGGCTTTTTTGCAGACGTGATGAAAgcaatgcaaaaacaaatgaacccACTGGGGGACAAAAATTTCCGTGTGGACGTGACAGACACCAAGTTCAAGGATGTTATTGGCATCCCAGAGGCAGTGGAAGAAATCCAGCAGTACGTTAAGTTTCTTCAGACTCCGGAGCGTTTCACACGGCTAGGGGCGCGGCTTCCCAAAGGTTGTCTGCTGACGGGCCAGCCCGGAACGGGGAAAACGTTATTGGCGAAGGCCGTGGCTGGGGAAGCTGGTGTTCCCTTCTTCTCCTGCAGTGGGGCGGACTTCATTGAAGTGTACGCGGGCTCTGGGCCCAAGCGTGTCCGGGAGCTCTTTGCGGAAGCAAAGAAGGTGGCGCCATCCGTCGTTTTTTTAGACGAGATTGACGCTGTTGGGACTCGTGGCGGCGAACAGGATGCTGGCGGCGTGACTTCGGAGGAAAACCGGACCGTCAATCAACTTCTTGCTGAACTTGACGGCCTCGGCGCAAGCGAGGCCGTGGTTGTGTTTGCAGCCACAAATTTTATGGATAACATAGACAAGGCTCTCCTACGTGAAGGTCGGTTTGACCGCAAGATCGAGGTGCCTATGCCCGATCGCCAAGCACGGGAAGATCTTTTTAGGCATTACCTTAAGAGAATTGTCGCGTCTGACGTGGAGGTCAAAGCACAACGTCTCGCGGGGCTTACTCCAGGGGTGTCTCCAGCAGCCATATCGACCATCGTGAATGAGGCGGCCCTCGCGGCTGCGGTGCGGGGCGACGGCGAGGTGACGGAGCAGACATTGCTTCCGGCTGTCGATGATGTTCTTCTAGGGAAAAAGCACCGCAGTTACATGACTGACGCAGCGCTTCGCCGTGTAGCCTTGCACGAAAGCGGGCATGCGCTTGTAGCGTGGCTACTTCCACAACAACCCGACGTTGTTAAGCTGTCCGTGACGCCGCGTGGATGTGCGGCGGGTTTCACCCAGCAACTAGGAAGGGAGGCACTCGATATGCACACTGATTTGTCACTCTTCACGGACCTCTGTGTTTTACTCGCTGGGCGCCTTGCAGAAGCCACGCGCTACGACGGACTCACAACGGGGGCACAGGACGACTATCAACGCGCCACGCAAGCTGCCATACAGCAGTTTCTTTCATTCGGCATGTCTCAAAGCGTTGGGTTACTTGCATACGAACCGCAGAGACTGAATGAGGGTCGAATTTATCAACGTCACTCCGAGAAGGCGCAAGCGATGGCCGAGGTTGAAGCTGCACGTCTGGTCGAAGTTGCACAACGCTTTACGCAGACGCTCATTGCTGCAAATGCAAACACTCTGCACAGAGTGGCGGATGCCCTGGTGGTCAAGCGGGAACTTCTTTCCGATGAATTGGCGGCTTTGATGGGAAAGCGGGGAACAGTACGGTTgacgaaagaagcaaaagaagcgcTTGCTGAATTTTTGAGGAAGGCTGAGGAACACAGGCCCTCGTTCAGTGATGTGACAGCCTGA